ACAAGACCACGCTTTAAAGGTGAGTTTTGGCGTTTGTTAACAATGTATAGAGAATGAAAACCCAACCTCTctgtattataaaaatataattttttttgtttttcatttcaccAACACCCTTTCGTCTTGCTCTGAGCCTCTTAGTTATTAAGATCTTCGTGGGTTTGAACTGaagacctttttttcttttcttaaaaaaaaaggaaaaaaaaaaaaaagctgacttATACCAGCACCTGCTATTCCTTAACAGCTTTCCGTGCTCGCTGTCAGCACGGGGGCGTGTGAGGGAGACGGGGCACGGCGGGGTCCGCGGACACGCAGGGTGCACCTGCCGCCTCCGCTCGCACGGAGAGGGAGAGGCTGCGCCAGCCGCTGCCGTCGGGACGAGCCCCCCAGGCTtgaggggctgggcagagcgGGGGTCGCTCCCCTTCCTCACGTCTCCCAGCACCCCTGGCCCAAGTCCGGCCGACAGCGGTGCTGGCGAGGGGCGGCCCCGCGGAGCGGAGTCGGCGACGCTCGGATGGAGCGAGTGTCTCTCGCTGGGGGCTGCGGGACAGGCGGAATCACCCGGCGGGATCTTAAAAATTTAATCGATGGAGCCCAGGTGGCGCTGCTCGGGCCGTCATGCCGCCTTCCCTGGCCGGGCTGTCGGGCACTGGGTCCccagccccgcacggcccccGGCCGCCCCATGGCCCCCCAGTCTGCCGCCCGGCACCGGCCGTCGGTGCCAGGCGGGACGCGAGCGGCGCGACGCGACTTCCTGCTTGGGCATGCCGCGCTCTCGGCCCTGTCCTGGGCACGGGGCAGGAGCCTGTGCGGCCCCGCCGCCCACGCACTCCCCCACTCGCTCCCGGTCCACGCAGTCAGGCGGAGCGCCCGCGCCGACTTTTCCAAAAGAGAGATCCCCGGGGCGGGTGGGGGGTGCCCGTCCGCTTCTTGCCTCCTCCCTCGGTCCGCGCCAGGGCCACGCTGCAGGGGTCAGGGCGCACCCCCGGGGAAGCCCGAGAACCGGGTGAGGCCGCGCCGTGCGCGGGCAGAGGAGCGGGAAGCGCTGCGGGAGGCGCCGGGCCCCTGTGCCGTCGGGGCCCGGCGGGCGGCAGATCGCGGCCCCGGTTCCCCCGCGCCGCGGCGGTGGTTGATTGGCGCCGCGGGGAGCTCGCTCGGGGAGGCGGGGGGAGTGTTTGCCGGCGGGGGGTGGTTTCCCCCTTCCCTGGCCGGGCTCATTGGCCAGACGGCGCCGTGGCAGGAAGGGGACAGAGACCACGCGGGCTCCGCCCCGCGCCAATAGAAACCTATCGAAGGGTAACCCGAGCCCAGAGAAACCCGCGGCGGCGGTGCCAGCACCCAGCCGCCGCGGTCGGGGCCGGCTTTCCGCAGGGGCGGCCGGGGGCGCGGGGGTGCGCGGGCGGCGACCGCGCCATGCAGTACCAGCCGCCGGGCGCGGCGCCGGCGGCCCTGGGCGTCGGCGTCCCGCTGTACGCGCCCACGCCGCTGCTCCAGCCCGCGCACCCCACGCCCTTCTACATCGAGGACATCCtgggccgcggccccgccgccgccccggccccccactccctgcccgccccgccgccgccgacGCTGCCGTCGCCCAACTCCTCCTTCACCAGCCTGGTGTCCCCGTACCGGACCCCCATCTACGAGCCGACCCCCGTCCACCCGGCCTTCTCCCACCACCTCGCCGCCACCTATGGCACCGGCGCCTACGCCGGGCCTCTCTACTCCTTCCCCCGTGCCGTCGGCGACTACGCGCACGCCCTGATCCGGCAGGACCCCCTGGGTAAGCCATGTCCCCCCTCTCCGCCCTTCGCGGCTGCCGCGTCTCGTCCCCATCCCGCCGTCGGGGCAGGGGTAAATGGGAAGTGCCCTAAAGCGGTCCCCTttcccgcccgccccgccgctcctCTGTGTTCCCCCGGCTCCCTTCGGCCCCCGTCTGATTTACAGTAAATTAAAGACGTGCCGTGCTCCGGGTCTGTCAGCGAGACCACAGTGCGCGGCCGCGGTGACtcagatttgttttccttcaaaccAAGTGACTGTGAGAGTGTCCTTAGTAATGTCGCGTGTGGTTTTGGTGGGGAGTTTTAATTGTGCTTTGGAGATCGCATGGCAGATCTCAGTCTTTCCTGCATATGACTTGAAAAACAGTCGGGAGGCCGGCTCCGCTCGCTGGGGCCCCCGAGGTTCCTCCGCGGGTCTGCTCGGGCCCCGGCGGCTGCTTCGCGCCCTTGGCCGGGGGAAGCGACCCCTCTGCGGGGGCTGAGCCCCGTGCCCGGGCTGCAGCACTTGTTCTTAGTGATTGCAAAACTGGACCTGACTCACCACATTTGTGCAGTGAAAGAGGCTGACCCTTTCCGTTCATACAGGAAACCTTGAGCTCTCGATAGGAGTAAATCTGGTTTCAGAAGCTGTTAAGTGTTTTCCTGGCCGCCTGAAGCAGGCTCTTCCCCGGGAGTCGTGCACATTGCTGATTACTTTATCGACATCCTCAATACAGACAAATTCAGGAAACACTCGACTTCTGATAGCCGGGATCCGTTTTTCTGATATTGTTCATTTCCTCTGTGTGGGATGTGACTTTATGACAGCTAAAATAACCAGTTGCTTCCTATTTTTTTGAGTCTGTTTTGCACCAGAATTACTAAAGCCTGACGCAAGCAAAATCTCGAAAAACAATGCAGCAAATTGCAAAGGGTGcaggcagaaagacaaacagCGTGACTCAGTAGCAGTGGCCGGAGCCTCCTGCCCCGGGACGCGGTCGCGGCTCCGCAGTGGGGCTGGTTCCCCGGCGTGTCGCTGCCTGCGCCGCCTCGCCCCTCACCCTGCCCCGGGCTGAGCCTTGGCGGGCGCCCCGCGGCCTCTGGAGGGCAAACACCCAGCCCGGGGTGGGGGACATGGGAGCTTTCCTTCCTAGAAACACAGTGCCCTCCTGTTGGCGCATcacccctgcccagccccgcgATGTCCCCGCAGGGGCCCGAGCACTGGCTCAGCGAAAGGGAGTCAGTTTCTTTAGGGCATCGCGGtgaaagagcagaaggaagcaaaggtcttttttttttttttttttttttttttctcgtcTCTTTCTTTGCGAGATAGACCAACAGGAAACACATTGACGGAAATGTTGCCAAAGCCCGTAGAGTGACTTTAACTGGTCTGTTTGGcgaaggggaaaaaatcagagaGGGGAAAGATCTGAGTAGGAACTGGGAGAAACAAAATCAGGCGAAGGAAATTAGCGAGCCCTGGACCCGGCACGCTACCAGGCCTGGGCCCGGGCAGAGCCGGGGCTCCCCGGTCACGCGTGTCCGCGGCCGGCCAGTGACCCTCGGCGCTGTGCCTCTCTTTGTAGGGAAGCCGCTGCTGTGGAGCCCCTTCATCCAGCGGCCGCTGCACAAGAGGAAAGGGGGCCAGGTCCGCTTCTCCAACGACCAGACCATCGAGTTGGAGAAGAAGTTCGAGACGCAGAAATACCTCTCCCCACCGGAGAGGAAGCGCCTGGCCAAGATGCTGCAGCTCAGCGAGAGGCAGGTGAGGCTGTGCCCCCGCCCAGGGGAACCGCACCCCCTTCCCGGCCGCTCcaggccctgccctgcagctgctgtcgGTGCGTCGCTCCCGGGAATCTGGTCGGGTCGGCAGGGAAGGGGTGCTTGGCAGGTCCTTGCTTTTTGCTTGTGGCTTGGGTAGGGCTCCAGGCACTTACTGCCTCTAAGACTACCCCGCACCTTTTCTCGTTGTCGTTGCTCAGGTCAAAACCTGGTTTCAGAATCGCAGAGCCAAATGGAGGCGTCTAAAGCAGGTAGGtagatatttctgtttctatagaaataagtattttaattgTCTTATCTTACGCCCGTGCTCGCCTATTCCAGGTTGTATGCAGAAGTCATCTGAAAGGCTGTTTAACCTCTTCACCTtgattaaaaagacaaatagtCATGCTGGAATCCATGAGGGCTCGTTCAGGCAGCACTAACGTTAAAAGCTTCTAATGCAGTTCCTATATCAATTATGCCTATCTTTCACACACCACCTATTAAAACTCCACACTAATTGTTTTGTAAACCCATATGTTGTTTAGCCAATTAACGTGGAGAAGATAAGTAATTGCCAGTAAATTACTtaggcaggttttttttttgagcatgtTAACTGGTGTTTTAAAACGCCCTCTCTTAATAAACAGAAGTCAATGTATTTTGCTAACATCGGGAGAAGGCAGGTACAAAcagcttgtttgttttgaggagCCACATGGAAAATTGAGTAGCTTTAACTTTCCTTCCATAAGCAGTTACAGCATATGAGGCTAAGATGTTAAAGCAGTTTCCCTTCCCATAGAAACCATGCTCAAGCAGATAATTATTTAGGGATTTTTATGGCATATAGGGACTGTGCCTGGCTCAGCAAAACTGAGGTCCCTTGgctcaaatatttttgaaaaattccaATGTTTTGGCCTGAGTCTGGCTTCAGTAACTGTGACATGGACTCGCAAGTTTTACTGGCAAACTAGCttttaatagaaaaagaaaaagaaaagaaaactaatcACAGTACCATGCTCTAGATGAATCTGTTCTGTGACCTTCACCTGAGTTTAAGTCAATCTTCagttgattttttaataaagtccTATTATTCTGGCCAGAGACCAGCTATGGCCCAACCCATGCCACAGTGTCCGGAGAGCTCGCTTGGGATCTCAGCCATTTTAGGtcatttcctccttttcattCAGTCACATCCATTTCTCTGAGCTCGCGAGGTTATATCATGGGTGCATGTCTCTGCCTGCTTTTTCTTTAGAGTAGCATTTCATGCCCCCTTAGGGGACTGGGCTCTCCAGAGAAGTGCCAACACAGGGCTACTCTTGCCTTCACAAATTAGGGTTTTAGTCAGGTTTTAGTGGTGACTGTTCTAATGTTGAGTTTTAGCTtgattagtaatttttttccatttgcttttggGCCACTGATAGATTCAACATCCCTCCACTTGCTGCCGGGTGTAATTAAAGAAAGatcagggcaggaggaagctgTGTGTCGGTGTTTGTAGACTCATAATAAACATTTGCTTTGCTAAAGACAAAAGTTCAGAGGttcctgggctccagcagctcctgactcTTTTGAAGTGGCTGTGATAACCATCGCCAAGGAGCCTTATTCACGGCAGCAGCCCCTGTGGCTGTGAGGGAGTGGGATCAGAGCCCTcgcccagccctgtcccactcGGGCAGGTTTATAGGCAGGAggcccagggaggcagcaggacacCTGCCTTTTTCTGCAAGAAACCCGAGGTGGTTTTCCCACACAGCACACCTGGAATTCCTGAGCCTCCTGTCTCTGTGGCCTGTAGTTCTGTACCAAGCAGGATTCTCTCATTGCAGGAGAACCCCCAGGCCaccaaaaaagaagaattagaaGGTGCTGACAGTCACAGTGACCAAAGGCCGGagagctgccagagccctgagcagaaGGGTAAGGAGGTCTCTCTGGATGGCTCACAGTACAccccctcaccagcctcacaggaggagctggagtcAGATGTCTCTGATGACTCTGACCAAGAAGTGGACATTGAAGGCGATAAAGGCTATTTTACTGCTGCCCACTAACAGTCCCATGCAGAGAGTGGACCCTAACTCGGCTTGCACTTTACCAGGGGCTGGTTTGAAAGAATATTGTGCTACAGGAGAAAACTTTCACCGttacactgaaagaaaaaagcatcacCAAATAGACTTAATTTTATaatgagcagaaa
This is a stretch of genomic DNA from Sylvia atricapilla isolate bSylAtr1 chromosome 8, bSylAtr1.pri, whole genome shotgun sequence. It encodes these proteins:
- the HHEX gene encoding hematopoietically-expressed homeobox protein HHEX, producing the protein MQYQPPGAAPAALGVGVPLYAPTPLLQPAHPTPFYIEDILGRGPAAAPAPHSLPAPPPPTLPSPNSSFTSLVSPYRTPIYEPTPVHPAFSHHLAATYGTGAYAGPLYSFPRAVGDYAHALIRQDPLGKPLLWSPFIQRPLHKRKGGQVRFSNDQTIELEKKFETQKYLSPPERKRLAKMLQLSERQVKTWFQNRRAKWRRLKQENPQATKKEELEGADSHSDQRPESCQSPEQKGKEVSLDGSQYTPSPASQEELESDVSDDSDQEVDIEGDKGYFTAAH